The genomic interval GTAGAACCGGAGCAGATTACCGCCATCCTCCAAGTGGTCCCTAAAGATGGTTCTACCTTGGCCAAATGAGGCTCGGGCCATCTCGAAGCTTGAAGTCGACCTTTACAGATGGCCTTCACCTCTTGAGATCCCTCAATCTATCCAAGGAACTCAGCTCCTCCCATCCCCAGAGTCTTCAAGTCTAGGATTCCCTCATGTTCCTCCCCCGCCTTCTTCTAGGTTGCTTCTACTAGACCACAGGCCTTCTCATGGGCATAGGCCTCCGCCTTCGAAATAGACTTGGTGTAATTAACAAGCCCCACGTAATCCCTATGGAGATGAGTTATCACTAGATGTTTAAGGCCTGGAGACCTCAGCTCCCAGACCTTCAAACTGCCTCTCAAATGCTGAACGGGCTTCCTGACTATTCTCCCCCGCATCTATTAAGGTCTCCAAGTCAGGTAGGAGATAGACATTAGTATATCTGAGAGAGCTATATCTTAGAGGTATTATTAAAAGCCATAACCCGTTCACTACTTCAACAGCCCCCATTCGATGGAACCCCGCTTTATAGGTCGGTCACTTCAGATAGAGATTTATTATCGTATGAGTCGTGGTTTATATGCCTTGGATAAGGGAGAGAGAATAAACGCATGGGAATCTCAGCTAAGGATAGTGAAAAGAGCATCTGAACTCCTCGAGCTTGAGAACTCCTTCTACGAGGCCGTCAGCAGGCCCAAGTCTATCCTTCAAGTCTCCATACCTCTCAGGATGGATGATGGCTCTATGAGGTACTATGAGGCCTATAGAATACATCACAACGATGCTAGGGGACCCTTTAAGGGGGGAATCAGATACCACCCTCTAGTCGATCTCGATACTGAGAAGGCCTTAGCCGCCTGGATGACATGGAAATGCGCCGTTGTGAACATCCCTTTCGGTGGCGCAAAGGGAGGGGTTGCCTGTGATCCCAAGAAGCTCTCGAGGAGGGAACTGGAGATGCTGACGAGGGGTTATGCCTCAGCAATATTCAGGTTTGTTGGGATTGACCTAGATATCCCAGCTCCAGATATAGGCACAGATAGCCAGGTCATGGCATGGTTCCTCGACGAGTATTCAAAATTGACGGGAAAGTTCGTGCCAGGAGTAATCACTGGAAAACCCCTCGAGCTTGGAGGCTCTGCTGGTAGAACAGCAGCTACTGGCCGAGGGTGCTTCATCGTGGGCCTTGAGGCCTCTAAAGCCTTTAAAATTCCATTGAAGGATGCGCGGATATCGATTCAAGGGTTTGGCAACGTCGCGTATCATGCCGCTGTTAATTTCTTTGATGCCGGGGCTAGGATAGTAGCCGTAAGCGACAGCCAAGGAGGGATAAAATCTGAGGTGGGTGTCGATCCCAGAAGTCTCATGGAACATAAGAGGAGAACTGGCTCAGTTATGAATTACCCTGGTACTGAAAGGATAGGTTCTCTGGATCCGCTTACAGTAGACTGTGACATTCTCATTCCCGCAGCGATGGAGAATATGATAACCGAGACTAACGCAGGGGATGTAAAGGCCAAGCTCGTACTCGAGGGAGCCAACGGGCCTACAACACCAGAGGCGGACAGAATACTCGAGGAAAAGGGAGTGATAGTTGCACCCGACATCCTAACCAACGCTGGAGGTGTGACGGTAAGCTACTTCGAGTGGGTTCAAAACAGAACCGGGCTCTATTGGACTGAGGATGAGGTGGATAAACGGCTAGGGGAGATAATGAGGAGAAGCTTCGAGGAGGTTAAAAATATGGCTGAGAGGTATCAGGTATCGATGAGGCTTGGAGCCTATGCCATTGCAGTTGGGAGGGTGGCTGAGGCGATGAGGATACAAGGAAGGATCTAGCCTCGAACAGTATTTATGTTATTTATTGATTGAAAAATTAAATAATCTATAATGCGACTCAAGCTGAACCTCTTGGGTGAATGAGCTGGCTTAACGTGTTTAATAGAACTCGGCCTTTCAGAACAAGATATGCCTGACGGGTACACAGACAAGGGTCAGGGATGTCTCCCCCTAGAGCGGGATGTGCGCCCTCTGCATAAGGGACTGCCCCTTCCTCTGCGAGGTTGGACTCTCCGCCCTCAGAGGGAGGAGGTTCTATATCCCATGCCAGACTCCTTTAGAAGGAGCACGGCAGCCATCTCTTAAGGACTACAGACTCGACTGGTCCGACTTCAACATAATAGCTGAACTTCTAGGGGGCTATAGGGATCCCTCCAGATCCAGACCTTGCAGTCTTCGAGAATGCAGAAATCTCCCCGAGGGTCGGGGGAATACTCTAACGGTTCCAATAATAGCCGGGGCCTTCGGCTCCACTGCCGTAGCAAAGGTGAACTGGATGGGAGAAGGCCACCGTGAACGAGGTTTTATGCACGAGATGCGGAGCCTGAATACCCTCATGCCCTAAGTAGGCTCTAGACCACCA from Candidatus Bathyarchaeota archaeon carries:
- a CDS encoding MBL fold metallo-hydrolase, translating into MRGRIVRKPVQHLRGSLKVWELRSPGLKHLVITHLHRDYVGLVNYTKSISKAEAYAHEKACGLVEAT
- a CDS encoding Glu/Leu/Phe/Val dehydrogenase — protein: MSRGLYALDKGERINAWESQLRIVKRASELLELENSFYEAVSRPKSILQVSIPLRMDDGSMRYYEAYRIHHNDARGPFKGGIRYHPLVDLDTEKALAAWMTWKCAVVNIPFGGAKGGVACDPKKLSRRELEMLTRGYASAIFRFVGIDLDIPAPDIGTDSQVMAWFLDEYSKLTGKFVPGVITGKPLELGGSAGRTAATGRGCFIVGLEASKAFKIPLKDARISIQGFGNVAYHAAVNFFDAGARIVAVSDSQGGIKSEVGVDPRSLMEHKRRTGSVMNYPGTERIGSLDPLTVDCDILIPAAMENMITETNAGDVKAKLVLEGANGPTTPEADRILEEKGVIVAPDILTNAGGVTVSYFEWVQNRTGLYWTEDEVDKRLGEIMRRSFEEVKNMAERYQVSMRLGAYAIAVGRVAEAMRIQGRI